The sequence GTCGGCTGTGGGACCGGCGAACTGAGTCGCGTCCTCCAGGAGGAATCCGCTGCGACCGTCGTCGGTATCGACGCGGACAGAGCGCTCCTGGAGCACGCGGAAGGAGCCGACGAACTGGTCCAGGGTGACGCCGTCAGATTACCGTTCGCAGACGATGCGTTCGATCTCGTGGTCTGCCAGGCGCTGTTGATCAACCTCCCCGACCCACTGGCGGCCGTCCGGGAGTTCGCCCGCGTCTCCGGTGATCTGGTCGCGGCCATCGAACCGGACAACAGCCAGGTACGCATCGAATCGACGGTCGATAGCGAGGCGCGACTCGCCGACCGCGCCCGGAGTCAGTACATCCGGGGCGTCGAGACCGACGTGAGCCTGGGACCGGCCGTCTCGGACCGATTTCGGACCGTGGGACTGGAATCCGTGGAGACGATTCGACACCCGCTGAGGCGGGCCGTCCAGCCCCCCTACTCCGCGGCCGACGTCGAATCCGCGAAGCGAAAGGCTCGCGGCACCCGGATCGACGAGCAACGGCGGACACTCCGGTCAGGCGGACTCACCCAGGCCGAGGTCGACGCACTGCAGGACGATTGGCAGGCGATGGGCCGGGCCGTCGTCGAACAGATGGCGGCGGGCGAGTACGAGCGCGAGTCCGTCGTCCCCTTCTTCGTGACCGTCGGCCGAGTCCCGTGAACCGGGCGGTTCCGGTGACGAAACGGTGAAAGGACGTCACCGACTACGGAGTGGCGATGGAGTGTACGAAGTGCGACCAGCCGGCCGTCATGCACGCGGCCTACTCCGGGACGCACCTCTGTGAAACGCACTTTCGCGAGTCGGTCGAGCGTCGCGTCCGTAAACGTGTCCGGGAGGACGACCTGTTACCGGCGTCGGCCACACCAGCCGATCCGGTAACGTGGGTCATCGGTCTCTCGGGGGGCAAAGACAGCACCGTCCTCGCGCAGATCCTCGCAGAGACCTTCGAATCGGACCCCCGCGTCGAACTGGTGGCACTGTCGATCCACGAAGGGATCGAGGAGTACCGCGACGAGAGCCTCGAGGCGGCCCGCGAACTCGTGGCGGACCTCGACGTGGAACACGTCACGGTCGAGTACGAGGCCGAATACGGCGTCCGTATGGACGAGGTTGCAGCGGAAGATCCACTCGGCATGGCCCCGTGTGCGTACTGCGGGGTCTTCCGACGAGACGTCCTCTCGAAGTACGCCGACGACCTCGACGCAGATATCCTGCTCACCGGGCACAATCTCGACGACGAGGCCGAGACGGCCCTGATGAACGTCCTGGAAGGCGACGTCTCTCAGATGGCCAAGCACTTCGACGCGAGCCTCGGTCCGTTCCCCGAGCGCCAGGCGGAACCAGCATTCGTCCCACGAGCCAAACCGCTCCGGGACGTGCCGGAAAAAGAGGTCGCGTTGTACGCTCATCTCTTCGACGTTCCGTCCCACATCGCCGAATGTCCGCACGCCGAGGAGTCGTTTCGCGGCGAGATACAGGACCTGTTGTTGTCTCTGGAGGACGCTCATCCGGGAACCCGCCACTCGATACTGGCCGGCTACGAGGAGCTCGCGAAGATGGCCGCCGAACGGTATCGAGGGGAAAAGACGCCGGAACTGGTTTCGTGTTCGACGTGTGGGGCCCCCACCACTGGCGATCGATGCAGAAAATGTCAGCTTCTAGACGCCGTCGGAACCGAATAGCCGCGGTTATCGGATGACGTCGAGGCCGTTCTGTTTCTCGACCTCGTCCTGTCCACCGTCGGAGGTGGCCGACCAGCTATTCGAGCCAGTGTTCGACGTTGGTGGTTCGGCCGAGCCTTCGACGTCCTGCAGTTCCTGGCGCGACTTGTCCGCCTGTTTCTGGGTCGACGGGCCGAGGACCTGGGCACTCTGGACGCCGGTCATGATGGCCATCACTCGAACCTTCCCCTTGTAGTTGTCCTGGATTCGGGCGCCCCAGATGACGTTCGCGGAGGCGTCGAGACGTTCGGTGATGTTGTCCGCGATGCCTTCCGCCTCCTTGAGTGTGAGGTCCGGACCGCCAGTGATGTGGACGAGCCCACCCGAGGCCCCACGGTAGTCCACGTCGAGGAGTGGGTGGTTCATCGCGTCTTTCACCACTTCCTCGGTTTTGTTCTTGTCCTGGGTCTCGCCGACGAGCATCACCGCGACGCCGCCCTGGTTCATGATGGCGGTCATGTCGGCGTAGTCCAGGTTGATGAGCGACGGCTGGGTGATGGTCTCCGAGATGCCCTTGACCGTCTCGGCGATGATCTGGTCCATCACCGAGAAGGCCTTGCCGATGGGCAGGTTCGGGACGTAATCGAGCAAGCGGTTGTTGTCGAGGACGATGATGGAGTCCGCGCGGTCGCGGAGTTTCTCCAGGCCCTCTTCGGCTTTGACCGTCCGCGCGCGTTCGACGTTGAACGGCGTGGAGACCATGCCGACCACGATGGCACCCTGCTCTTTGGCGATCTTCGAGACGACGGGTGCGGCACCGGTGCCGGTTCCGCCACCCATGCCCGCAGTCACGAACACGAGGTCCGCGTCTCCGAGAACCTCCTTGATGGTCCCCTGGGCCATCTCGGTGGCGCGTTCGCCCATGCTGGGGTCGCCACCAGCACCGAGACCGTTCGTCAGCGACTTGCCGACGAGGATCTTGGTATCGGCCTCGATCATCTTGAGGTGCTGTTTGTCGGTGTTGATGGCGATGGTGTCAGCGCCCTCGACGCCGATGTTGTAGAGCCGGTTGATGGTGTTGTTGCCGGCGCCCCCGGCCCCAACGATGACGATACGTGGATCTCCGAACTCGTCTGCGTCCGACGAGTCGGCTCTGTTCTGCTGTTCTTCTTCGGCGTTGTCGAGTGCGTCTTGAACGATATCCTGCATGCTTACACCTTGGCCCAGTTTCGACTGGTGGTGGTCTGTTCTTGCTGTTCGTCCAGCATCTCGCGGACGGCGGACCGGATGGCTTCGCTACGGTTGGGATACTTCCCCCGCTCGACCATCTGTTCCACTTCCTCGATCTGCTGTGCCGGAATTCGGAGTGTCACACGCTCCATATTGTATTCCCCTGATCCCGTAAGACGGCCTTATTCCTTCCCGCAGCCGTCTTACAACGGTTGGGAGCAGGCCGGAGAGGCCCGCTACCGCCGTTTTATCTGTAAGACGACCGTCTTACGTATACGTACCAATTACTGGGCAGGGTAAATAACTTTCGGCGAGTGTAAACGGAGGATTACCGTTCGAGGAACTCGGCCGATGCGGTCCGGCGTCCACAGTCGGGGCAGAACGACCAGTCTGGTTGGAGTTGTTCACCACATTCGCAGTGGAACGCCTGGGCAGCGTGGTCGCCGCAGTTCGGGCAGTACACGTGGTCGGCCTCGAGCGTGGTCCCGCACTGGGCACAGGTGCGCCGACCGATGGCGTCTGTCCGACGGCCTTCGTCGACGTCGGACGGCGCAGCCGACGACCCCGTGCCCCGCTCTCCAGCGTGGTCGGTCGTTGCTCTCGCGGCCTCGGCGCCGTCGACCTCGATGGTCACGTTTACGTCGGATCCACGGTCGGTGTCTGCTTCCAGTCGGTCCGAGAGCACCTCGTCCACTCGACGGGAGATCATCTCGTCGAGGGATTGTTCGACTGGCCGGCGACCGACGGTTTCGG is a genomic window of Halanaeroarchaeum sp. HSR-CO containing:
- the ftsZ gene encoding cell division protein FtsZ — translated: MQDIVQDALDNAEEEQQNRADSSDADEFGDPRIVIVGAGGAGNNTINRLYNIGVEGADTIAINTDKQHLKMIEADTKILVGKSLTNGLGAGGDPSMGERATEMAQGTIKEVLGDADLVFVTAGMGGGTGTGAAPVVSKIAKEQGAIVVGMVSTPFNVERARTVKAEEGLEKLRDRADSIIVLDNNRLLDYVPNLPIGKAFSVMDQIIAETVKGISETITQPSLINLDYADMTAIMNQGGVAVMLVGETQDKNKTEEVVKDAMNHPLLDVDYRGASGGLVHITGGPDLTLKEAEGIADNITERLDASANVIWGARIQDNYKGKVRVMAIMTGVQSAQVLGPSTQKQADKSRQELQDVEGSAEPPTSNTGSNSWSATSDGGQDEVEKQNGLDVIR
- a CDS encoding ribbon-helix-helix domain-containing protein is translated as MERVTLRIPAQQIEEVEQMVERGKYPNRSEAIRSAVREMLDEQQEQTTTSRNWAKV
- a CDS encoding double zinc ribbon domain-containing protein — translated: MSKITFRADDDLVDAVEALDRSKSEIMRDALRTYLESDARPETVGRRPVEQSLDEMISRRVDEVLSDRLEADTDRGSDVNVTIEVDGAEAARATTDHAGERGTGSSAAPSDVDEGRRTDAIGRRTCAQCGTTLEADHVYCPNCGDHAAQAFHCECGEQLQPDWSFCPDCGRRTASAEFLER
- a CDS encoding tRNA 2-thiolation protein NcsA, encoding MECTKCDQPAVMHAAYSGTHLCETHFRESVERRVRKRVREDDLLPASATPADPVTWVIGLSGGKDSTVLAQILAETFESDPRVELVALSIHEGIEEYRDESLEAARELVADLDVEHVTVEYEAEYGVRMDEVAAEDPLGMAPCAYCGVFRRDVLSKYADDLDADILLTGHNLDDEAETALMNVLEGDVSQMAKHFDASLGPFPERQAEPAFVPRAKPLRDVPEKEVALYAHLFDVPSHIAECPHAEESFRGEIQDLLLSLEDAHPGTRHSILAGYEELAKMAAERYRGEKTPELVSCSTCGAPTTGDRCRKCQLLDAVGTE
- a CDS encoding methyltransferase domain-containing protein is translated as MRRFSPEYLRDTRRGLWEDRESLAPLELSSHDRILDVGCGTGELSRVLQEESAATVVGIDADRALLEHAEGADELVQGDAVRLPFADDAFDLVVCQALLINLPDPLAAVREFARVSGDLVAAIEPDNSQVRIESTVDSEARLADRARSQYIRGVETDVSLGPAVSDRFRTVGLESVETIRHPLRRAVQPPYSAADVESAKRKARGTRIDEQRRTLRSGGLTQAEVDALQDDWQAMGRAVVEQMAAGEYERESVVPFFVTVGRVP